The window CTGAGGAAGATTCATGAGCCACGGATTTACTAAGATCAAAGAGCAGGAAATCAAAGAGATGGCGTCCGTCGCCCACGTGTACCGCCACGACAAGACCGGCGCGCGCGTGCTGTCCATCGTCAACGACGACGAGAACAAGGTGTTCGGCATCTCGTTCCGCACCCCGCCCGAGGATTCCACGGGTGTGGCCCACATCCTGGAGCATTCCGTGCTCTGCGGTTCCGACAAGTTCCCCATCAAGGAACCCTTCGTCGAGTTGCTCAAGGGGTCGCTGCAGACCTTTCTGAACGCCCTGACCTTCCCGGACAAGACCTGTTATCCCGTGGCCTCCGCCAACGCACAGGACTTCTACAACCTCATCGACGTCTATCTGGACGCCGTCTTCCACCCGCGCCTCACGCCCAACACCCTCAAGCAGGAAGGCTGGCACTACGAGATGGACGGACCGGACAAGCCCGTCACCTACAAGGGCGTTGTCTACAATGAGATGAAGGGCGCGTACTCCTCGCCCGACTCCCTGCTCTACGAGCACTCCCAGCAGTCCCTGTTCCCGGACAACACCTATGGCAAGGATTCCGGCGGCGATCCCTTTGAGATCCCGAGCCTGACCTTTGACCAGTTCATGAAATTTCACGAGGACCACTACCACCCGTCCAACGCCTATGCCTATTTCTACGGCGACGACGATCCGGAGAAACGTCTCGAAATCCTCGACAAGGTCTTCTCCGAATACGAGAAGATCGACGTGGCCAAGACCCGCATCCCCCTGCAGGAGCGCTTCACCGAGGCCAAGGAAGTACGCAAGCCGTACCCCGCCTCCGAGCGTCTGGCCAAGGGCATGTTCACGGTCAACTGGCTGCTGGCCGAGACCTCGGACGCCAATCTGAATCTGGCCCTGCACATTCTGGAGCACATCCTCATCGGCCTGCCCTCTTCCCCGTTGAAGAAGGCCCTCATGGACTCCGGTCTGGGCGACGACCTCGCCGGCGTCGGTCTGGAAGCGGACATGCGCCAGATGTTCTTCTCCATCGGTCTCAAGGGTGTGCATCCGTCCAACGCCATCAAGGTGGAGTCCATCATCTTCAACACCGTCAAGGAACTGGTGGAAAACGGCATTGACGCCCGCGACATCGACGCGGCCATCAACTCCGTAGAGTTCTCCCTGCGCGAGAACAACACCGGCACCTACCCCCGCGGTCTCTCCCTGATGTTCCAGGCCCTGTCCACCTGGCTCTACGATGATGACGGCGTGGAGGGCGATCCCCTGCTCCTGCTGCCGTTCGAAGAGCCCCTCAACAACATCAAGGGCTGGATCGCCAACGGCGACAAGATTTTCGAGGAACTGCTGGCCCGCCTGCTGCTCCACAACCCGCACCGCACCACCGTGCTGCTGGAGCCGGATCAGCAGATGTCCATGCGCCTTGCCCGCAAGGAGGCCAACCGTCTCCAGAAGGTCAAAGACATGCTCACCCCCGAGCAGGTCGAACAGGTCATCGCCGATGCCGAAGAGCTCAACCGCCTGCAGGCCGAGCCCGACACCGAAGAGGCGCTGGCCACCATCCCGCGCCTGTCCGTGACCGACCTGCCCAAGGAGAACCGCACTATCCCCACGGAAGAGCGCGAAGTCTCCGGCGCACCGCTGCTGTTCCACGACCTTGCCACCAACGGCATCGCCTATGTTGATCTCGGTTTCGACCTGTCGGTCCTGCCCGATGAGCTCGTCCCCTACGTGGGCGTGTTCGGTCGCGCCCTGACCGAGTCCGGCACCGACAAGCGCAACTTCGTGGACCTGTCCCAGTGGATCGCCCAAACCTCGGGCGGCATCTGGTCCCAACCGTTCGCCTCCCCGGTCCTCGGCTCCACCGAAGCGGCCTCCCGCCTCTTCCTGCGTGCCAAGGCCACGGGTGACAAGATCAGCGAGACCGCTGAAATCATCACCGAGATTCTGACCTCGGCCAAGCTCGACAACAAGGAGCGTCTGGGCCAGATCGTGTCCGAGGCTCGCGCCCGCGCCGAGCAGCGTCTGGTGCCCTCCGGCCATCAGGTGGTTGCCACGCGTCTGCGAGCCCAGACCCACGCGGCCCACGCCATGGAAGAGGCCATGACCGGCCTGTCCAACATCGAATTCCTGCGCGAGCTCGAAGGCCGCATTCAGGACGATTTCCGATCCGTTGCCAAGGATCTGGAGAAGATGCGCACCCTGCTCCTCTCCCGCACCGGGCTCATTTGCAACGCCACCATGGACGCTGATCTCTTCGCCGCCGTGGAGCCGGAGATCGCCTCCATTGTTTCGGCCCTGCCCGAGACTGACGCCGCCTCCGTGGCCCGCTCGCCGCTGTCCTTCAACAACCGCGAAGGTCTCGCCATCCCGGCGCAGGTCAACTACGTGGGCAAGGGCGTGTCCCTCGCAGCCCACGACTTCCCGCTCACCGGCGCGGCCATGGTGGTCAACAAGCTCATCCGCACCGGCTATCTCTGGGAAAAAGTCCGCGTGCAGGGCGGTGCCTACGGCGCGTTCTGCCTCATGGATCGTCTGGCCGGAGCCCTCGCCATGGTCTCCTACCGCGACCCCAACGTGGCCGCCACTGTCGAAGCCTTTGACGCCTGCGCCGACTATCTCGAGAACATCTCTCTTTCCAAGGATGAACTCGAAAAGTCCATCATCGGCGCAATCGGCGAGATCGACACCTATCAGCTGCCCGACGCCAAGGGTTTCACCGCCCTGGCCCGTCATCTGACCAATCAGGACGACGCCTATCTGCAGGAAGTGCGCGATCAGGCCCTCGCCGCCACCGAGCAGGATTTCCGCTCCTTTGCCGAGGCCATCCGCATCAATGCCGAGAACGGCCACATCTGCGTGCTCGGCGATTCCCTCGCCATGGAGAACGCCGGTCTCGATCTGGATATCAAGCAGGTTCTGTAAGGCTGACCCAACGTCATTAATAAAGGCCGGGCATCACATGATGCCCGGCCTTTTTGTTTGCTCACTTCGCTCGGGGATGTCGGCCATAACCTGCTCAGCCTTTTACGATCTAGAAAGTCTTTCGCTTCAACCTCTTTCGTAGAAACAGTATCACTTAGGCCAATATGCTGGCGAAACCTCACACTTCATTTCTTTTTGATATGCTGCCAATTTAGTTATGGGAGACTCAATGGTTACATCAAGTGTGATTGATTCGTGACCTTCAAAAGGAAGGTCAAAGGTAAATAAGGCAATGTCACAGTGGTCGTCATTCATTCCGCTTATCGGATTGGATGGAAAGGATACGGCCTTGGACATAAGCTCGACGCCCTCTGCTCGAAAAGTATACCGAATTGAGCCATCCAAACCAGAGAAGAACTCTGGCATGACACTTTCACAGGGAAAAGTGATGAAAAAGCCATGACGAACATCATAGGAAGGTTTCAGTTCAGCATGGATAGTGCTGCCCGACTGCAATACGTTAATATTCCCTGTGTATATTGGCCGATAGAACGAATCTGTATTGAACCACACTGCAAGTTCATTTCTGTTGGCATTCGCCCAGTATCCAAGCGCAATAATTATGAAGAGTAGAAAGAGAATCTTTTTCATGGTTCACCATTGATGGCAGGCTAGCTGCCCACCATCAAATGAGTTTCAGGTTATCTTTGTATGTACGAAAAACCGGAGGCGCTACTGTTTGATTCTCAAATCTTCATCATAACACTCATCAATTCTCCTATTGCGGACTAAAAAGCCCTCCATAAGAGTTGAGAAATAATCAGAAAAGCCGCCCGGACCAGTAGGCAAGGCGGCACATATTATTTGTCACTGTTATCTTTTCTGTATGAACGAATAAACCATGGCACTGCAATAATGAAAACACCTGCTACGATGCTCGCTCTGCTAAAGACTTCAGGATAAAGAATTGGGACTCCAAAGTGAGCTAAATCTGTTTTACCAAGATCTGATAAACCACCAAGGATTAACAACATGCCTAATACAATTTCACCAATCTTCATATTCACTCTTTTTGCTTGTTGTTCCATTTATACTCTTCGTATTCGTATCTTGAGCGTGAGCCTACGTAGCCCGGTAGAGACGGCGGTGGTGGCCCCGGATCAAACCAACCAGAAGAAAAATCCGCCGCAATCTTCGATCCCGCCGCCAATTTCTCCGGATGACGCATCACAGTCGCAGCAACTGCTGGAGCTGCTTTTGCTGCTCCGGCAGCTCCAACAATTCCGGTGTTGATACCAATGACTTTTCCCATAGCATCATGGACGCCTTCGGTGGCTGTGGGCTTGTCATCGCCGTAATCGTCGTCAGTCTTTTCTCCGGCCCAGTCCACAATCTTGGCGGCACCGTATGCCCCCGTTGCGCCAAGAGCAGTTGCTCCTGCCATTCCTGCCGCAAAAGGCAAGAGGAAAACGAACAACCCCAACGGATCAACTCCGTTCACTGGATCATCCAGACAATACCCGTACCAGTCCTCGTCACCACCAGCGTCGCCCATGGGGTCGGGGGCGGTCCAGCGGCCAGTGAACGGGTCGTAGTCGCGCCAGCCGAAGCGGACGAGGCCAAGGTCCCGATCGTGAAGGCCACCTGCAAAGCCGAGGGGGATTCGGATGGCAGGATTGGTGTCGAGCAGGACATTGCCAAACGGGTCGTACCGGATTTCCTTTATCACGGTGTTTGAGTCGTCGGCAACCATCTAACACGTTCAACCAGCCGAAATACAAATGAAAGTTAACCCCAAACATCTCACTAGAAACACCAACCCATCGCACACCCCCAGCCGCCGGAGGCAGCCGTGCAGCGGCAAAAAAAACGGCCCCTGTCAGCGTCAGCTGGCAAGGGCCGTTGAGTGTGTCGTTAAACCGTCGGCTACAGGACCGGCAGGTACTTGTCGAGTTCGTACTCGGTAACCTGAGTGCGGTATTCATCCCATTCGGCGAGCTTGTTTTCCACGAGCGCGGCGTGGAGATGCTCACCGAGCACTTCCTTCATAAACTTGGACTTCTTGAGGTTGATGGCAGCCTCGTACAGGGAGCCGGGCAGGGACTTGATCTTGTTCCGCTTGAGCTGACGCTCGTTCATGGAGAAAATATCCTCTTCGACCGGCTCGGGCAGCTCGTAGCCCTCTTCCATGCCCTTGAGTCCGGCGGCGAGCTGGACGGCAAAGCAGAGGTAGGGGTTGGCTGCCGGGTCCGGACAACGGAGCTCCATGCGGGTGGCGTTCTCCTTGCCGGGCTTATACATGGGCACACGGACAAGGGCGGAACGGTTGCGGCGCGCCCAGGCGATGTAGACCGGGGCCTCGTAACCGGGCACCAAACGCTTGTAGGAGTTCACCCACTGGTTGGTGACGGCCACGAATTCCGGGGCGTGTTTCAGGATACCGGCGATGTAGGACTTGCCCTCTGCGGACAGATGGAACTCATCGGAGGCATCGTAAAAGACGTTCTTGCCGTTCTTGAAAAGGGACTGGTGCACGTGCATGCCGGAGCCATTTTCACCAAAGATCGGCTTGGGCATAAAGGTGGCGTAGCAACCGTGCTTGCGAGCGGTCTCTTTGACTACCACGCGGTAGGTCATGGCGGTGTCGGCCATTCTCATGCCTTCCTGATAGCGGAGATCGATCTCGTGCTGGGAAGGAGCGACTTCGTGGTGCGAGTACTCCACCTGAATGCCCATGGCATCGAGGGCGAAGATGATGTCGCGGCGGATGTTGTTACCGAGATCCAACGGCGGGGCGTCGAAGTAGCCGCCAGCGTCGAGGCATTCGGTGTCCTGATCATCGGCAAAGAGGAAAAATTCGAGCTCGGGACCAACGTAGAAAGTGTAGCCCTTCTCGGCGGCCTCGCCCATGACGTTCTTGAGCACGTAGCGGGAATCAGCCTCGAACGGGGTGCCGTCGGGATTCACTACGTCACAGAACATGCGGGCGACAGGGCGCTCGGCCGGACGCCAGGAGCAGATCTGGAAGGTGGTCGGGTCGGGCATGGCGACCATGTCGGACTCGTCGATACGGCAGAAGCCGAGGATGGAGGAGCCGTCAAAGCCCATGCCTTCTTCGAAGGAGGCTTCCAGCTCGCTGGGGGTCACCTGAAAGGATTTGAGGTTACCCAGAATGTCGAGGAACCAGTACTGGATGAAGCTGACGTCATAGTCTTTGACCGCCCGCATCACGTCGTCGGCGTTCTTGCAGTTGAAAACAGGTATGTTCATGCGAATCCTCCCAAAAAAGGTTTATCGGCAATAGGTTTTACGCTTTACAGCCACGACAGAAAACATGCTGATGGCTGAATCGGCAAAAATATACATGAGTAGCCAGCCGGGACACAAGAAAAAGAACAAAAAACACACCAATAAATAACATTATTGGCAATATCTTGCCGAAATTTCGGCATATCCGTGTTCACTCCGACTAAATTTTATGCCGATCCGCAGGATTGGTGAGTGATCCACCCTTCTTTGGCAACCGCTATCGCAGAAACCGGGCAAAAAAGCTGCGCGATCGCACATCCAGACGAGTCAGTCCGAATTCATCTGCCTCGGCCAGCGCGGCATCGTATTCATCGCGGGTCAGCATACGATCAATGGGCGGCATGGCCACGGCCTCGGCGCAGGGATGATACTGGTCCATCATATTGAGGTAGGTGTTGCGGGAAATGTCCGCCAGAAACTTCATCCAGTGGGCAGTACCTGCCACATCCTCGGGCATGACAAGATGCCGCACCAGCAGCCCGCGCTCGGCAATGCCACTCTCATCAACGATCAAATCGCCCACCTGACGGTGCATCTCGCGCACGGCGGCACGGGCGTGGTCGGGATAATCGGCGGCCCGCAGGAACTTGGTCGCGTGTTTGGAGTCCCACATCTTGATATCGGGCATGTAGATGTCC of the Pseudodesulfovibrio sp. zrk46 genome contains:
- a CDS encoding glutamine synthetase family protein; the protein is MNIPVFNCKNADDVMRAVKDYDVSFIQYWFLDILGNLKSFQVTPSELEASFEEGMGFDGSSILGFCRIDESDMVAMPDPTTFQICSWRPAERPVARMFCDVVNPDGTPFEADSRYVLKNVMGEAAEKGYTFYVGPELEFFLFADDQDTECLDAGGYFDAPPLDLGNNIRRDIIFALDAMGIQVEYSHHEVAPSQHEIDLRYQEGMRMADTAMTYRVVVKETARKHGCYATFMPKPIFGENGSGMHVHQSLFKNGKNVFYDASDEFHLSAEGKSYIAGILKHAPEFVAVTNQWVNSYKRLVPGYEAPVYIAWARRNRSALVRVPMYKPGKENATRMELRCPDPAANPYLCFAVQLAAGLKGMEEGYELPEPVEEDIFSMNERQLKRNKIKSLPGSLYEAAINLKKSKFMKEVLGEHLHAALVENKLAEWDEYRTQVTEYELDKYLPVL
- a CDS encoding insulinase family protein, translated to MSHGFTKIKEQEIKEMASVAHVYRHDKTGARVLSIVNDDENKVFGISFRTPPEDSTGVAHILEHSVLCGSDKFPIKEPFVELLKGSLQTFLNALTFPDKTCYPVASANAQDFYNLIDVYLDAVFHPRLTPNTLKQEGWHYEMDGPDKPVTYKGVVYNEMKGAYSSPDSLLYEHSQQSLFPDNTYGKDSGGDPFEIPSLTFDQFMKFHEDHYHPSNAYAYFYGDDDPEKRLEILDKVFSEYEKIDVAKTRIPLQERFTEAKEVRKPYPASERLAKGMFTVNWLLAETSDANLNLALHILEHILIGLPSSPLKKALMDSGLGDDLAGVGLEADMRQMFFSIGLKGVHPSNAIKVESIIFNTVKELVENGIDARDIDAAINSVEFSLRENNTGTYPRGLSLMFQALSTWLYDDDGVEGDPLLLLPFEEPLNNIKGWIANGDKIFEELLARLLLHNPHRTTVLLEPDQQMSMRLARKEANRLQKVKDMLTPEQVEQVIADAEELNRLQAEPDTEEALATIPRLSVTDLPKENRTIPTEEREVSGAPLLFHDLATNGIAYVDLGFDLSVLPDELVPYVGVFGRALTESGTDKRNFVDLSQWIAQTSGGIWSQPFASPVLGSTEAASRLFLRAKATGDKISETAEIITEILTSAKLDNKERLGQIVSEARARAEQRLVPSGHQVVATRLRAQTHAAHAMEEAMTGLSNIEFLRELEGRIQDDFRSVAKDLEKMRTLLLSRTGLICNATMDADLFAAVEPEIASIVSALPETDAASVARSPLSFNNREGLAIPAQVNYVGKGVSLAAHDFPLTGAAMVVNKLIRTGYLWEKVRVQGGAYGAFCLMDRLAGALAMVSYRDPNVAATVEAFDACADYLENISLSKDELEKSIIGAIGEIDTYQLPDAKGFTALARHLTNQDDAYLQEVRDQALAATEQDFRSFAEAIRINAENGHICVLGDSLAMENAGLDLDIKQVL
- a CDS encoding RHS repeat-associated core domain-containing protein; the protein is MIKEIRYDPFGNVLLDTNPAIRIPLGFAGGLHDRDLGLVRFGWRDYDPFTGRWTAPDPMGDAGGDEDWYGYCLDDPVNGVDPLGLFVFLLPFAAGMAGATALGATGAYGAAKIVDWAGEKTDDDYGDDKPTATEGVHDAMGKVIGINTGIVGAAGAAKAAPAVAATVMRHPEKLAAGSKIAADFSSGWFDPGPPPPSLPGYVGSRSRYEYEEYKWNNKQKE